The Halobaculum sp. MBLA0143 genome includes a region encoding these proteins:
- a CDS encoding multidrug efflux SMR transporter produces MREYLYLGVAIVSEIAGTASLKLADGFSNPVPTAVVVVGYLCSFYFLSLTLQELPVGLVYATWSAVGIVGAAAVGVVVFEESVDPAALVGFGLILAGVAVLNLLSETYSPAA; encoded by the coding sequence GTGCGCGAGTATCTCTACTTGGGCGTCGCTATCGTCAGCGAGATCGCCGGCACGGCGTCGTTGAAGCTCGCAGACGGGTTCTCGAACCCGGTTCCGACCGCGGTCGTCGTCGTCGGCTACCTCTGTTCGTTCTACTTCCTGAGCCTGACGCTCCAGGAGCTTCCCGTCGGGCTCGTGTACGCGACGTGGTCGGCGGTCGGGATCGTCGGTGCCGCCGCCGTCGGGGTCGTCGTGTTCGAGGAGTCCGTCGACCCGGCCGCACTCGTCGGGTTCGGGCTGATCCTCGCCGGCGTCGCCGTCCTCAATCTCCTCTCGGAGACGTACAGCCCGGCAGCCTGA
- a CDS encoding C39 family peptidase yields the protein MAFGLGTVGTATASPDTVSVGDARAAAAATVRRAAEREQFAAWEGAGLGQPTTFHARNAARGPAAVPAVYVFPVQEGGRDLGYVTAGARPEWADVIEYSTATPPQRRVAATRAHARRHGARPTDRLLYHGGVKYGVELADGRGVNVRNGRAAPLTEIDPSRVAAQPTGVTTADTTTDVTADSHYYDWLWEVPAWTESDTDDPWDDWDGCVPIAASMALAYHEDVGESVKEVYIDDLHEDMNTNDAGSTFPTDIDNGINEFDTGDDSYNGRNIYLWSHPNFTKQEIGAGRPFLLNMTSGDQADDRNQNYGNHTVTVVGYDEGGDELILHDTWDDTTHHFDWGSWLAASYTKITVE from the coding sequence ATGGCGTTCGGGCTGGGGACAGTCGGGACGGCGACGGCGTCGCCGGACACGGTGTCGGTCGGCGACGCGCGGGCGGCGGCGGCGGCGACGGTACGCCGGGCCGCAGAGCGCGAGCAGTTCGCGGCCTGGGAAGGTGCGGGTCTCGGGCAGCCGACGACGTTCCACGCCCGGAACGCGGCCCGGGGGCCGGCGGCAGTCCCGGCGGTGTACGTGTTCCCCGTGCAGGAGGGTGGCCGTGATCTCGGGTACGTCACGGCCGGCGCGCGACCGGAGTGGGCGGACGTGATCGAGTACAGCACCGCGACGCCGCCACAGCGGCGCGTCGCGGCGACTCGTGCCCACGCCCGGCGTCACGGCGCACGCCCGACCGACCGACTGCTCTACCACGGCGGCGTGAAGTACGGCGTCGAGCTCGCAGACGGGCGCGGGGTCAACGTCAGAAACGGCCGCGCAGCACCACTGACCGAGATCGATCCCTCGCGGGTGGCCGCCCAGCCGACGGGGGTGACCACTGCCGACACTACCACCGACGTCACAGCCGACAGCCACTACTACGACTGGCTCTGGGAGGTCCCGGCCTGGACGGAGAGCGACACCGACGACCCCTGGGACGACTGGGACGGCTGTGTCCCGATCGCGGCGTCGATGGCTCTCGCGTACCACGAGGACGTCGGCGAGAGCGTGAAGGAGGTGTACATCGACGACCTCCACGAGGACATGAACACCAACGACGCCGGGTCGACGTTCCCGACGGACATCGACAACGGGATCAACGAGTTCGACACCGGAGACGACTCCTACAACGGCCGAAACATCTACCTCTGGAGTCACCCGAACTTCACGAAACAGGAGATCGGTGCCGGTCGCCCGTTCCTGCTCAACATGACCAGCGGTGACCAGGCGGACGACCGGAACCAGAACTACGGCAACCACACCGTCACCGTCGTCGGCTACGACGAAGGCGGCGACGAGCTGATCCTCCACGACACCTGGGACGACACGACACACCACTTCGACTGGGGGAGTTGGCTGGCCGCCTCCTACACGAAGATCACCGTCGAGTGA
- a CDS encoding energy-coupling factor ABC transporter ATP-binding protein: MHDVTFTLGQSEVVALVGGNGAGKSTLLEHLNATLVPDDGRLVVGGVEIDDSNREVARREVGFVFQDGDTQLVAPTVIDDVAFGPQNYGASPETARERGREALAAVDGADLVERVPHYLSGGEKRLVGLAGVLALDPSVVVLDEPLAGLDPERSRLVADRIERVHREGRSVVVSTHDLAFAAEIADRVVVMHDGDVIGTGTPREVFYDDDLLARANLHPPAAVRVAREVGLDARPVTETALVDALADRGVTAGARLDGSEH, translated from the coding sequence ATCCACGACGTGACCTTCACGCTCGGGCAGTCGGAGGTGGTGGCGCTGGTGGGCGGCAACGGTGCCGGGAAGTCGACGCTGTTGGAGCATCTGAACGCCACGCTCGTCCCCGACGACGGTCGGCTCGTCGTCGGCGGGGTAGAGATTGACGACAGCAACCGCGAGGTGGCCCGCCGCGAGGTGGGGTTCGTGTTCCAAGACGGTGACACACAGCTCGTCGCGCCGACGGTGATCGACGACGTGGCGTTCGGGCCGCAGAACTACGGGGCGAGCCCGGAGACGGCCCGAGAGCGTGGTCGGGAGGCGCTCGCGGCCGTCGACGGCGCGGATCTGGTCGAGCGTGTCCCCCACTACCTCAGCGGCGGCGAAAAACGACTCGTCGGACTCGCGGGCGTGCTCGCCCTGGACCCGAGTGTGGTCGTCTTGGACGAACCCCTGGCCGGACTCGACCCTGAGCGATCGCGGCTCGTCGCCGACCGGATCGAACGGGTCCACCGCGAGGGCCGGAGCGTCGTCGTCTCGACACACGACCTGGCGTTCGCCGCGGAAATCGCCGACCGGGTCGTCGTGATGCACGACGGCGACGTGATCGGCACCGGGACGCCACGCGAGGTGTTCTACGACGACGACCTCCTCGCGCGGGCGAACCTCCACCCGCCCGCCGCCGTCCGGGTCGCCCGCGAGGTCGGTCTTGACGCACGACCCGTGACCGAGACGGCGTTGGTCGACGCACTGGCGGATCGTGGAGTCACTGCCGGCGCGCGCTTGGATGGGAGTGAGCACTGA
- a CDS encoding energy-coupling factor transporter transmembrane protein EcfT — MTTLSNHVPDPRLVTAFAQHRDSPFHRVNPWTKVALTGAFVVTVTVADSLAVLAGSYAATLAVYGVAGLAYRRLAGWYTLPALFVVSVAGPLAFLEPGTAVGGSLSTPVGDLSVTWTGLTLFAELAFRSLTVVTFTLAAVATTRYAHVAAVLGRLLPRPVDQIALLTYRFTFVMIETLEDLLKAALSRGASLSEFWSNRRLYARLLGTTMLTAVERSERLVVSMEARGYDGTVTPSGDAGRPPARELVAVAVVYATVVAYALAVYGVVP, encoded by the coding sequence ATGACGACACTGTCGAACCACGTCCCGGACCCGCGGCTCGTCACCGCGTTCGCACAGCACCGCGACAGCCCGTTCCACCGGGTCAATCCGTGGACGAAAGTCGCACTCACGGGTGCGTTCGTGGTGACAGTCACTGTCGCCGACAGTCTCGCCGTGCTCGCGGGCAGCTACGCCGCGACGCTCGCCGTCTACGGCGTCGCCGGGCTGGCGTACCGCCGGCTCGCGGGGTGGTACACGCTGCCGGCGTTGTTCGTCGTCTCCGTCGCCGGGCCGCTGGCGTTCCTCGAACCCGGGACGGCCGTCGGTGGCAGCCTCTCGACACCCGTCGGCGACCTCTCAGTGACCTGGACCGGACTGACGCTGTTCGCGGAGTTGGCGTTCCGGTCGCTGACGGTCGTTACGTTCACGCTCGCGGCGGTGGCGACGACGCGGTACGCCCACGTCGCGGCCGTGCTCGGGCGACTGCTCCCCCGGCCCGTGGACCAGATCGCGTTGTTGACCTACCGGTTCACGTTCGTGATGATCGAGACGCTGGAGGATCTGCTGAAGGCGGCGCTGTCGCGTGGTGCCAGCCTCTCGGAGTTCTGGTCGAACCGTCGGCTGTACGCCCGGCTGCTCGGGACGACGATGCTCACGGCCGTCGAACGCTCGGAGCGACTCGTCGTGTCGATGGAGGCCAGAGGCTACGACGGGACGGTCACGCCCTCGGGTGACGCCGGGCGACCGCCCGCCCGCGAACTCGTGGCGGTCGCCGTCGTCTACGCGACCGTCGTCGCGTACGCCCTCGCCGTGTACGGGGTGGTGCCGTGA
- a CDS encoding cobalamin transport operon protein: protein MDRWKQYGGLAALFGAFLAAGLWGFTATGGALPWAKRSAKALQRGVKDSSGALVDFGRGVVIAGPIRKGGVVMEFFALVALLAVVGVGLYLYADRYSRSSGAAATDDRDPSTRR from the coding sequence ATGGACCGCTGGAAGCAGTACGGCGGACTCGCGGCGTTGTTCGGCGCGTTCCTCGCGGCCGGGCTGTGGGGGTTCACTGCCACCGGCGGGGCGCTCCCGTGGGCGAAACGCTCCGCGAAAGCCCTCCAGCGGGGAGTGAAGGACAGCAGCGGCGCGCTCGTCGACTTCGGCCGCGGCGTCGTGATCGCCGGGCCAATCCGGAAGGGTGGTGTCGTGATGGAGTTCTTCGCGCTCGTCGCCCTCCTCGCCGTCGTCGGCGTCGGGCTGTATCTGTACGCCGACCGTTACAGTCGGTCGTCGGGCGCGGCTGCCACGGACGACCGCGACCCCTCCACACGCCGATGA